Proteins from a single region of Sphaerochaeta globosa str. Buddy:
- the proC gene encoding pyrroline-5-carboxylate reductase: protein MQKLGIIGCGNMGGAIAQSLTDGAIVYDSDTQKVDTLTRFAHIEAASSLQELLDKAQCILLAVKPQVLPSLYPILRQHNSSRKHWISIAAGVPLAVLEKELQTEQVVRFMPNIAASEKAAVTAYAGHQKCSAEHLAYAQNIAQSFGQAFLLNENQFSAFIGISGSAIAFMLQFCHALSMGGVREGIAYPQALQIVSATMNSTNALLSSSKQHPVALATMVCSAGGTTIEGMQTLAEGAFDAVVMQAVEASCEKSREMEAKAMQVRDTTEKR, encoded by the coding sequence ATGCAGAAGCTCGGAATCATTGGATGCGGTAACATGGGCGGTGCAATTGCACAAAGCCTTACCGACGGGGCGATCGTCTATGACAGCGACACACAGAAGGTGGATACGCTTACCCGGTTTGCCCACATCGAAGCGGCATCCAGCCTACAAGAGTTGCTGGACAAGGCACAGTGCATCCTGCTTGCCGTGAAGCCGCAGGTGCTACCCTCGCTCTACCCAATCTTGAGACAGCACAACAGCAGCAGAAAACATTGGATTTCCATTGCTGCCGGAGTACCTCTTGCTGTTTTGGAAAAAGAATTGCAAACCGAGCAGGTAGTTCGTTTCATGCCCAACATTGCAGCCTCCGAAAAGGCAGCCGTGACAGCCTATGCAGGCCATCAGAAGTGCTCTGCCGAGCACCTTGCATATGCCCAAAACATTGCCCAGTCGTTTGGGCAGGCATTTTTGCTGAATGAGAACCAGTTCTCAGCATTCATCGGCATCAGCGGTTCGGCAATAGCCTTTATGCTACAATTCTGCCATGCCCTGAGCATGGGAGGAGTACGGGAAGGTATTGCCTATCCCCAGGCGCTGCAGATTGTCAGTGCAACGATGAACAGCACCAATGCCTTGCTTTCCAGTTCCAAGCAGCATCCAGTGGCACTTGCCACCATGGTATGCTCTGCCGGCGGGACTACCATTGAAGGGATGCAAACCCTTGCCGAAGGAGCCTTCGATGCAGTGGTGATGCAGGCCGTCGAGGCTAGTTGCGAGAAATCAAGGGAAATGGAAGCGAAAGCAATGCAAGTCCGTGATACTACCGAGAAGAGGTGA
- the serS gene encoding serine--tRNA ligase: MIDLKELKARRDEIAQNIRVRNMHVDIDAIIELQESRSALMQEAENLRAKRNENAQKMKGKLDAETRTTLITEGKMLKESIASVEEQLSAVEQTFQSQARTIPNYAHPQAPVGKEDKDNTAIKFVGTVPQFSFKAKDHVQLGETLDLIDFDTATRVSGPKFYYLKREAVLLQMALERYATDIVIRRGFTPFITPDIAKEEILSGIGFNPRGEESNIYTLEGTGTCLVGTAEITLGGYYADQILDREQLPIKMAGLSHCFRREAGGAGQYSKGLYRVHQFSKLEMFIYCLPEQSEAYHQELLSIEEEIFSGLGLAYRVVDTCTGDLGAPAYRKFDIEAWMPGRGEDGEYGEVTSTSNCTDYQARSLSIRYRDEEGKTQFVHMLNGTAIALSRAMVAILENYQTEDGSVLIPQILVPYTGFAKIETRAKGK, from the coding sequence ATGATTGATTTGAAAGAGTTGAAAGCCAGACGTGATGAGATTGCCCAAAACATCCGCGTACGAAATATGCATGTCGATATCGACGCAATCATTGAGTTGCAGGAAAGCCGCTCGGCTTTGATGCAGGAAGCCGAGAACCTGAGGGCAAAACGGAATGAGAATGCCCAAAAGATGAAGGGCAAGCTTGATGCCGAGACCAGAACAACCCTTATCACCGAGGGTAAAATGCTCAAGGAGAGTATTGCTTCAGTCGAAGAGCAATTGAGTGCAGTCGAGCAAACCTTCCAAAGCCAAGCAAGGACTATCCCCAACTATGCTCATCCCCAGGCGCCCGTGGGCAAGGAAGACAAGGACAATACCGCCATCAAGTTCGTCGGTACCGTTCCTCAGTTCTCCTTCAAGGCAAAAGACCATGTGCAGCTTGGGGAGACGCTCGACCTCATCGATTTCGATACCGCCACCAGAGTCAGTGGACCGAAATTTTACTATCTCAAGCGGGAGGCTGTTCTGCTTCAGATGGCACTGGAGCGCTATGCCACGGATATTGTTATCAGAAGGGGATTCACCCCGTTCATTACACCGGACATTGCCAAGGAAGAAATTCTCAGCGGTATCGGTTTCAATCCCCGCGGGGAGGAGAGCAACATCTATACCCTTGAAGGAACAGGAACCTGTCTGGTAGGTACTGCTGAAATTACCTTGGGTGGGTATTATGCCGACCAAATTCTGGATCGTGAGCAGTTGCCGATAAAAATGGCAGGACTCTCCCATTGTTTCCGCAGGGAAGCAGGTGGTGCAGGACAATACTCCAAGGGATTGTATCGCGTACACCAATTCTCCAAGCTTGAGATGTTCATTTATTGTCTGCCTGAGCAGTCAGAGGCGTACCATCAGGAGCTGCTTTCTATCGAAGAGGAGATTTTCAGCGGTCTCGGTCTTGCCTATCGCGTTGTCGATACGTGTACAGGAGACCTCGGAGCCCCCGCCTATCGAAAATTTGATATTGAAGCTTGGATGCCCGGCCGCGGAGAGGACGGTGAGTATGGTGAGGTTACTTCCACCAGCAACTGCACCGACTACCAGGCCCGTTCCCTTTCCATCCGGTATCGCGATGAAGAAGGGAAAACCCAATTTGTACACATGCTCAACGGAACTGCCATCGCACTCAGCCGTGCCATGGTCGCAATCCTGGAGAACTATCAAACTGAAGATGGTTCGGTACTCATTCCTCAGATCTTGGTACCGTATACCGGCTTTGCCAAGATTGAGACGAGAGCAAAAGGAAAATAA
- a CDS encoding nicotinate phosphoribosyltransferase: MYTSALVTDFYELTMMQGYFLNKHNPQVVFDMFYRTNPFEGGYVVFAGLHDLIDKLEGIQFSDEDIEYLGSLGMFDPSFLAYLKDYRFEGDIFAIEEGTVVFPSEPLLRVHTNLIEAQLIEGLLLNTLNFQSLIATKASRMALASNRGSLMEFGLRRAQGNDGALSASRAAFIGGCQVTSNTLAGKTFNIPVAGTMAHSWIMSFSSELESFRAYAKLYPDNTVLLIDTYDTLGSGIDNAIIVGLEQKKIGKPIGVRIDSGDLSYLPRVIRKKLDDAGLANAKIVVSNDLTEEIVQTLVHDEVPIDSWGIGTHLVTGGSQASLNGVYKLAAKLKEDGTIVPTMKISNSFEKTTNPGIKQVYRFYDAEGGAIADLVTLHHEQIVPGKKYTFYHPFAEADFFEMLSERYSRCEPLLEIRMHQGKRVGEKPTVQAIQAYAQKNLGTFHKSFLRQINPHIYKVSLSSKLKKLKMDLLVAQRRKVKEEL; encoded by the coding sequence ATGTATACAAGCGCCTTGGTGACCGATTTCTATGAATTGACGATGATGCAAGGGTATTTCTTGAACAAGCACAATCCACAGGTTGTCTTTGACATGTTTTACCGGACCAACCCTTTCGAAGGCGGGTATGTAGTATTTGCCGGCCTTCATGACTTGATAGACAAGCTGGAAGGAATTCAATTCAGTGATGAGGACATCGAGTACTTGGGCAGCTTGGGTATGTTCGACCCTTCCTTCCTTGCATATTTGAAAGACTACCGTTTTGAAGGTGACATTTTTGCCATCGAGGAAGGAACGGTGGTCTTTCCCAGCGAACCTTTGCTTCGCGTTCACACCAACCTCATAGAAGCCCAGCTCATCGAGGGCCTGTTGCTGAATACCCTCAATTTCCAAAGCCTCATCGCCACCAAGGCTTCTCGTATGGCACTGGCCAGTAATCGAGGCAGCTTGATGGAGTTCGGTCTTAGGCGTGCCCAAGGAAACGACGGTGCGCTCTCGGCAAGCAGGGCTGCCTTCATCGGAGGCTGTCAGGTAACCAGTAACACGCTCGCCGGAAAGACTTTCAATATTCCCGTGGCAGGGACTATGGCCCACTCTTGGATTATGAGTTTTTCCAGCGAATTGGAGTCCTTCCGCGCCTATGCAAAGCTGTATCCGGACAATACTGTCCTGCTCATCGATACCTATGACACACTGGGGTCGGGAATCGACAACGCCATCATCGTCGGGCTTGAGCAGAAGAAAATCGGCAAACCCATTGGAGTACGCATAGACAGCGGAGACCTTTCCTACCTGCCCCGTGTCATTCGTAAAAAGCTCGATGATGCAGGCCTTGCAAATGCAAAAATCGTAGTCTCCAATGACCTGACCGAAGAAATTGTGCAGACGCTGGTGCACGATGAAGTCCCCATCGACAGTTGGGGTATCGGTACCCACCTGGTCACAGGAGGAAGCCAAGCCTCGCTGAACGGTGTCTACAAGCTTGCAGCAAAACTGAAGGAAGACGGGACAATCGTTCCGACGATGAAGATTTCCAATAGCTTCGAAAAGACAACCAATCCCGGTATCAAGCAAGTCTATCGATTCTATGACGCTGAGGGCGGGGCGATTGCCGACCTGGTTACGCTTCATCACGAGCAAATTGTACCTGGCAAGAAGTACACGTTCTACCACCCCTTTGCCGAAGCCGATTTCTTTGAGATGCTGAGCGAGCGGTACTCCCGTTGCGAACCTTTGCTCGAGATACGCATGCATCAGGGCAAACGTGTCGGGGAGAAACCTACCGTGCAAGCGATCCAAGCGTACGCCCAAAAGAATTTGGGGACCTTCCATAAGAGCTTTTTACGCCAGATCAACCCGCATATCTACAAGGTCAGCCTCTCTTCGAAACTCAAGAAGCTGAAAATGGATTTGTTGGTTGCACAACGAAGAAAGGTCAAGGAAGAGTTGTGA
- a CDS encoding GyrI-like domain-containing protein yields MHEYDVKKVHKNLYSPSLEPTLVQVPQQVYCMVEGEGRAQDEAYEVAVKLLFAMSTALQKEFGRHRLYQSFIIAPLECVWSPLQEENRQTWRYSAMIAQPDWLDEQIFLQVRDQVAFTQGLPALDVHLGSLEEGLCVTILHIGSYKDEGRSMESMQAFCDTHSLKRVGTSHREIYLSNPSHTHSSLLNTVLRFPVERI; encoded by the coding sequence TTGCACGAGTATGATGTAAAAAAGGTGCACAAGAATCTCTACTCTCCTTCCCTTGAACCCACGTTGGTGCAGGTTCCCCAACAGGTTTATTGCATGGTCGAAGGCGAGGGGAGGGCACAGGATGAGGCCTACGAGGTGGCGGTCAAACTCCTCTTTGCCATGAGTACCGCCTTGCAAAAGGAATTCGGCAGGCATCGGTTGTATCAGAGTTTCATCATCGCCCCGCTTGAGTGTGTCTGGTCACCGCTCCAGGAGGAGAACCGCCAGACGTGGCGATACAGCGCTATGATCGCCCAGCCTGATTGGCTGGACGAACAGATTTTTCTGCAGGTTCGCGACCAAGTGGCCTTTACGCAAGGCCTTCCTGCCTTGGATGTGCATTTGGGCTCACTTGAGGAGGGGTTGTGTGTTACGATCCTACATATCGGTTCGTATAAGGATGAAGGACGCAGTATGGAATCCATGCAAGCCTTCTGTGATACCCACTCACTGAAAAGAGTGGGAACCTCACACCGGGAAATATATCTGAGCAATCCCAGCCATACACACAGCAGTCTGCTCAACACTGTGCTCCGTTTCCCGGTCGAACGAATCTAA
- a CDS encoding N-acetylmuramoyl-L-alanine amidase — protein sequence MKKVLGFVSILIMCTTLYAASDPFFYPVQTLILDAGHGGHDPGASYAWSFAGGTVYERDLTLDITKRLYALLAVSHPELQLVMTRSDDTYLSLEQRSALAYSLALRPQSSALFVSIHINSAQAKDASGFEILTKQQSKRVSFLDDKTPIENISMFSSHSILSLNRLLNHRNLVVASNFEKTLSERLVTSRNRGVKERDIYVLNASRMPSVLVEVGFLTNEEDARNLVSPQYRQRVAQVLASAIELCL from the coding sequence GTGAAGAAGGTTCTTGGTTTCGTATCTATTCTAATTATGTGTACCACCCTCTATGCGGCCTCAGACCCCTTCTTCTATCCAGTGCAGACACTTATTCTGGATGCAGGGCATGGAGGACATGACCCGGGAGCTTCCTATGCCTGGAGTTTTGCCGGGGGGACCGTATATGAACGCGACTTGACATTGGATATCACCAAGCGCCTGTATGCACTGCTGGCTGTTTCCCACCCCGAATTGCAACTGGTCATGACCCGTAGCGATGACACCTACCTCAGTCTAGAGCAACGTTCAGCGTTGGCCTATTCACTTGCGCTCAGACCGCAGAGCAGCGCCCTCTTTGTCTCCATACATATCAATAGCGCCCAAGCCAAGGATGCCTCGGGGTTTGAGATTCTCACCAAGCAGCAAAGCAAGCGGGTGAGCTTCCTCGATGATAAGACTCCTATCGAAAATATCAGTATGTTTTCCTCGCACTCTATTCTTTCGCTCAATCGACTACTCAATCATCGCAACCTTGTGGTAGCTTCCAATTTTGAAAAGACGTTATCTGAACGTCTGGTCACCAGCCGCAACCGGGGTGTGAAGGAGCGGGATATTTATGTCCTGAATGCAAGCAGAATGCCTTCGGTGCTGGTTGAAGTGGGCTTTTTGACCAATGAAGAGGACGCTCGGAATCTCGTTTCACCCCAATATCGACAGCGTGTAGCACAAGTATTGGCTTCAGCCATTGAACTCTGCCTGTGA
- a CDS encoding glycosyltransferase family 2 protein, with amino-acid sequence MLNNYRIYRRKQELGSRITRLHNTEQLAIGILDSGNLEQLTSCLDWYVQQMNYSLHVVTQEGRFDIPSMQEAYKDVTFLVFTSHTFTGEKVNAVANECRTNLFLIVRTDLLLVKFDGPSLLEAMAQSEHPAAFAAVVANAYREIVPCRRMPRLRERELDPDSGFPSLDETASLPSLYPFMCLGLYDRALFQRLRGFDESIHSEYWQALDWGLRCHLLGYTISISSALLVQFPNRESVIEDRSEAEGYLRCYTKALSVQQINTKNIARKYKGFFDKEVYQTEVKKRMLWLQKLDFAQLCARWPKEDM; translated from the coding sequence ATGTTGAATAACTATCGGATTTACCGCAGGAAGCAGGAGCTCGGAAGTAGAATCACTCGGTTGCATAACACCGAGCAGCTTGCCATCGGTATTCTCGATTCGGGAAATCTGGAACAGCTGACCAGTTGTCTGGATTGGTATGTGCAACAGATGAACTACAGCCTGCATGTTGTCACCCAGGAAGGTCGCTTCGACATTCCCAGCATGCAGGAAGCCTACAAGGATGTGACGTTTCTGGTTTTCACCAGCCACACCTTCACGGGAGAAAAGGTCAATGCCGTAGCCAATGAATGCAGGACAAACCTTTTTCTGATTGTTCGTACGGACTTGTTGCTGGTCAAGTTCGATGGTCCTTCCCTGTTGGAGGCCATGGCGCAAAGCGAACATCCGGCAGCCTTTGCTGCAGTTGTAGCCAATGCGTATCGGGAAATCGTACCTTGCAGGAGGATGCCCCGTCTGAGAGAGCGGGAATTGGATCCTGATTCCGGCTTTCCCAGTCTTGATGAAACAGCAAGCCTTCCCTCACTCTATCCGTTCATGTGTCTCGGTCTTTACGACCGGGCACTGTTTCAGAGGCTTCGGGGCTTCGACGAATCAATCCATAGTGAATATTGGCAGGCCTTGGATTGGGGCCTGCGTTGCCACCTGCTGGGTTACACCATTTCCATCAGCAGTGCCCTCTTGGTACAGTTCCCCAATCGGGAAAGTGTCATTGAGGATCGCAGTGAAGCGGAAGGGTATCTCAGGTGTTATACCAAGGCACTTAGTGTACAACAAATCAATACCAAAAACATCGCAAGGAAATATAAGGGGTTTTTCGACAAGGAGGTCTATCAGACTGAGGTGAAGAAACGGATGCTCTGGCTGCAAAAGCTTGACTTTGCCCAACTTTGCGCCCGTTGGCCCAAGGAGGATATGTGA
- the proB gene encoding glutamate 5-kinase, translated as MSRDIQDVKRIVLKVGTNLLSTKDGIDEACIEGIVGQIAVLMQKNYQVLLVTSGAIGMGAKELHLKGPVKQVAMRQACASIGQPLLMSSYRKAFKKHALVCSQILLTRKDLNNRHTYVNLRNSIFTLLDLGVIPIFNENDVVSTAEIGSAFGDNDRMSAMVASKIDADLLIILTDIPGLYTADPKKDSEAKLLHEIEVLDETILGYAGGAGSTYSTGGMKTKLLAAKIASIAGCATIIASGYEERALLRIVEAEQLGTYIHPAKRLSQRERWILNNSHLGSIEVDDGAKQALLSKKSLLPKGVVRVHGVFSEGDVIQICSVDGKPFAKAVPYLNSTDIASVAGHSSKDIQLILGTGYKDVIFRPEDLVLLDDVE; from the coding sequence ATGAGTCGTGATATACAGGATGTTAAGCGCATTGTATTGAAAGTAGGTACAAACCTGCTCAGTACGAAGGATGGCATTGACGAGGCGTGCATTGAAGGCATCGTGGGCCAGATTGCCGTTCTGATGCAGAAAAACTATCAGGTTCTGTTGGTCACCAGCGGCGCCATCGGCATGGGAGCGAAAGAACTGCATCTCAAAGGACCGGTCAAGCAGGTCGCAATGCGACAAGCCTGTGCTTCGATCGGCCAGCCGCTTTTAATGTCCAGCTATCGCAAAGCATTCAAAAAGCATGCTCTGGTATGTTCGCAGATTCTGCTTACCCGCAAGGATTTGAACAATCGTCACACGTATGTGAACCTGCGTAATAGTATTTTTACGCTCTTGGATTTAGGAGTGATACCCATCTTCAATGAGAATGACGTTGTCAGCACAGCCGAAATTGGTTCGGCTTTCGGGGATAATGACCGCATGAGTGCAATGGTTGCAAGCAAGATCGATGCCGATTTGCTGATCATTCTCACCGACATCCCCGGCCTCTATACCGCCGATCCCAAGAAGGACAGTGAGGCCAAATTGCTTCATGAGATAGAAGTCCTGGATGAAACGATACTCGGTTATGCCGGAGGTGCTGGCTCCACCTATTCAACCGGGGGTATGAAGACCAAGCTTTTAGCTGCGAAAATTGCTTCGATTGCCGGATGTGCGACCATTATCGCCAGCGGATATGAAGAGCGGGCATTGCTCAGGATTGTGGAAGCTGAGCAGTTGGGAACCTACATCCACCCTGCAAAGCGGCTCAGCCAACGGGAGCGGTGGATTCTCAACAACTCCCATTTGGGGTCGATAGAGGTGGATGATGGGGCAAAACAAGCCTTGCTTTCCAAGAAGAGTCTGCTCCCCAAGGGTGTGGTCAGAGTGCATGGGGTCTTCAGTGAAGGCGATGTGATCCAAATCTGTTCGGTTGACGGCAAGCCGTTTGCCAAGGCAGTTCCGTACCTCAACAGCACCGACATTGCAAGTGTAGCGGGACACAGCAGCAAGGATATCCAACTGATTCTAGGGACCGGTTACAAGGACGTAATTTTCCGTCCTGAGGATTTGGTGTTGCTCGACGATGTTGAATAA
- a CDS encoding glutamate-5-semialdehyde dehydrogenase: protein MMETNALHQRIRALRANAKLLSSSTQEERNALLLAIAENLQTTYPAIASANQADVIAARAQGQKESLIKRLIFSEEKLEASLAGLKQVAQLADPIGRVKQRRLLDTGLLLEQVSFPIGVIGMIFEARPDALIQIVSLCLKSGNGIILKGGKEAQRTNTVLVEVIKQSCASSSLGDQWLTLLESHGDVDQILGMEEDIDLLIPRGTNQFVKYVMEHTSIPVLGHADGICHLYIDEAADLDKAIEIAYDSKTQYPAACNAIETILVHKKVARSLLPGLAKRLSDANVVIHGDREVCSLISAIPYQDGDWKCEYLQNELNIHMVDSLQMAIDHIEEYGSHHTDVIVSEDPQAMRTFFSLVDSADVFANCSTRFADGYRFGLGAEVGISTAKIHARGPVGLEGLMSTKYLIRGSGQVVSTYTGSEPRQFLHEELSLEGDSLLSGETV from the coding sequence ATGATGGAGACAAACGCATTACACCAGCGGATCCGAGCTCTCAGGGCAAATGCCAAGCTGCTCTCTTCCAGCACGCAGGAAGAGAGAAATGCACTCTTGCTCGCCATAGCCGAGAATCTGCAAACAACATACCCAGCCATTGCGTCTGCAAACCAAGCAGATGTCATTGCGGCACGTGCACAGGGACAAAAGGAATCGCTTATCAAACGCTTGATCTTTTCCGAGGAAAAGCTTGAGGCCTCCCTGGCAGGACTGAAACAAGTAGCACAGCTTGCTGACCCGATTGGAAGAGTGAAACAGCGCCGCTTGCTCGATACCGGCCTGCTGCTTGAACAGGTAAGCTTCCCCATCGGGGTGATCGGCATGATTTTTGAAGCACGACCGGATGCCCTCATCCAGATAGTCTCGCTCTGTTTGAAGAGCGGCAATGGCATAATTCTCAAAGGGGGAAAGGAAGCCCAACGAACCAACACGGTTTTGGTGGAAGTCATCAAGCAAAGCTGTGCATCCTCAAGCCTGGGTGATCAGTGGTTGACGCTGTTGGAAAGTCATGGCGATGTGGACCAGATTCTGGGAATGGAAGAGGACATCGACCTGCTCATTCCCAGAGGGACCAACCAATTTGTAAAATATGTGATGGAGCATACATCGATTCCTGTGCTCGGCCATGCTGATGGGATTTGCCATCTGTACATCGATGAAGCAGCAGACTTGGACAAGGCAATCGAGATCGCCTATGACTCAAAAACGCAGTATCCTGCTGCCTGCAATGCAATTGAGACCATTCTGGTGCATAAAAAGGTTGCCAGATCATTATTGCCTGGCTTGGCAAAGAGGCTCTCTGATGCAAACGTGGTCATCCATGGTGATCGTGAAGTCTGCTCTCTCATTTCTGCCATACCGTATCAAGACGGTGATTGGAAGTGCGAATACCTGCAAAATGAACTGAACATCCATATGGTGGATTCCCTGCAGATGGCAATCGATCATATCGAGGAGTATGGCTCACACCATACCGATGTCATTGTCAGTGAAGACCCCCAAGCGATGAGAACCTTCTTCTCCCTCGTCGATAGTGCCGATGTTTTTGCCAACTGCTCTACGAGGTTTGCTGATGGCTATCGGTTTGGACTGGGAGCTGAAGTCGGCATCAGCACGGCCAAGATTCATGCCCGTGGGCCTGTTGGCCTGGAAGGGTTGATGAGTACCAAGTACCTGATACGGGGAAGCGGGCAGGTAGTCTCCACCTACACCGGCTCTGAGCCCCGGCAATTCCTGCATGAAGAGCTTTCCTTGGAAGGGGACTCCTTGCTTTCAGGAGAAACGGTATGA
- a CDS encoding ABC transporter substrate-binding protein, with protein sequence MKIRSLLLCIFLLPALLFAQASAESAMLDSDYYTATDANNRTLKLAEKPSSILIAGKAGNMPANALFLFEEVAEMDLTLPKTDQGLGDFFSFIRPELNQKPRISQTASVEEIASKNSDLVLMKATHFESIARKLDALGIPNYTMNLESYEDWKTELRQLGKLLKNTSRAEALIGLYEERVQYITDKVKTLKPQEKINVLLLQAERSDATFAYKIAPDGWMQTWMVETAGAHAVWKGANKAANGWSTVSFEQIAAWDADLIVLVSYKDASEQYQKAVMNSEVWANLDAVKTGQIKASPYDMMNYIQPVASWILGLQWLAKQAYPTLFADLDMEAAVRTFYQEFYHIADEAKLEVLLDLYRTSIASNSK encoded by the coding sequence ATGAAGATTCGTTCACTCTTACTCTGCATCTTTTTGCTACCTGCCCTCCTTTTTGCTCAAGCTTCAGCTGAATCAGCCATGCTTGATTCAGACTACTATACGGCAACTGATGCCAACAACCGTACGCTCAAACTGGCAGAAAAACCTTCAAGCATCCTCATTGCAGGCAAGGCCGGCAATATGCCGGCAAACGCTCTTTTTCTGTTTGAGGAAGTAGCTGAAATGGATCTCACCCTGCCCAAAACCGATCAAGGTTTGGGAGATTTCTTCTCATTCATCAGACCGGAACTGAATCAGAAGCCGCGCATCAGCCAAACTGCCAGCGTTGAGGAGATTGCAAGCAAGAACAGCGACCTGGTACTTATGAAAGCCACTCACTTTGAAAGCATCGCCCGTAAGCTCGACGCCTTGGGTATTCCCAACTACACCATGAACCTCGAGTCCTATGAAGACTGGAAAACCGAGCTCAGGCAGCTGGGCAAATTATTGAAGAACACCAGCCGAGCCGAAGCATTGATCGGCCTCTATGAAGAACGTGTGCAATACATCACAGACAAGGTAAAGACTCTTAAGCCACAAGAAAAAATCAACGTGCTGTTGCTGCAGGCAGAACGCTCTGATGCAACATTTGCCTATAAAATTGCTCCCGATGGTTGGATGCAGACATGGATGGTGGAAACAGCTGGGGCACATGCTGTCTGGAAAGGGGCCAACAAGGCTGCCAATGGTTGGTCGACCGTCAGTTTTGAACAGATTGCAGCATGGGATGCCGACCTGATTGTATTAGTCAGCTATAAGGATGCCAGCGAGCAGTACCAGAAGGCTGTGATGAACTCAGAGGTATGGGCAAACCTCGATGCAGTCAAGACAGGTCAAATCAAGGCGAGCCCGTACGACATGATGAACTACATCCAACCGGTTGCTTCCTGGATACTCGGCCTTCAATGGTTGGCAAAACAGGCATATCCGACCCTGTTCGCCGACTTGGATATGGAAGCTGCGGTGAGGACGTTCTATCAGGAGTTCTACCATATTGCCGACGAAGCAAAATTGGAGGTTCTCTTGGACCTCTATCGCACTTCGATAGCCTCAAACTCCAAATGA
- a CDS encoding FecCD family ABC transporter permease: MSAVTPYTAEQKRRRALLSLFLVITLMLSALFLFAGRYPKPGFTFPSDWNDPMVTTILLQVRLPRILLALLSGAMLSASGFTFQMLFSNPLVEPGFLGVSQGSAFGAALMIVLGTGSSVFVQLSATLFGLVALLASYVLAQRFRFGGALLRLVLSGIAVSAIFSSALGVVKLVAEPTKDLQDITFWMMGGLWNASWNQVFSILSIVVLCMAVLFSYRWKLNLLSLQEKTSFSVGLNPRRDRLILLVVATVGTTLTISITGLIGWVGLITPHLGRKLFGSDSSFSFPASMILGSMFLLICDTIGRTLLPTEIPIGLLTSFLGAFVFIVILSLKHQEGKA; encoded by the coding sequence ATGAGCGCTGTAACGCCGTACACAGCAGAGCAGAAAAGACGGAGGGCACTGTTGTCACTGTTTTTGGTGATCACCCTCATGCTGTCCGCACTCTTTCTCTTTGCCGGCCGGTATCCCAAGCCAGGGTTTACCTTTCCTTCCGATTGGAATGACCCGATGGTCACCACCATCCTGCTGCAGGTACGGCTTCCAAGAATACTGCTGGCCCTCTTGAGCGGGGCCATGCTCAGTGCCAGTGGATTCACCTTCCAAATGTTGTTCTCCAACCCTTTGGTTGAGCCGGGATTTCTGGGCGTCAGCCAAGGATCGGCCTTTGGAGCTGCCCTGATGATCGTTCTGGGAACCGGCAGCAGCGTCTTCGTCCAGCTCAGTGCCACATTGTTCGGATTGGTTGCCCTGCTTGCTTCCTACGTCTTGGCCCAGCGTTTTCGTTTTGGTGGAGCACTGCTGCGCCTGGTTCTCAGTGGTATTGCCGTTTCTGCCATCTTCAGTAGTGCCTTAGGCGTAGTCAAGTTGGTGGCGGAACCGACAAAAGACCTGCAGGACATTACCTTCTGGATGATGGGAGGCCTGTGGAATGCCTCTTGGAATCAGGTTTTTTCCATTCTCAGCATCGTAGTGCTGTGCATGGCAGTCCTATTCAGCTACCGCTGGAAACTCAATCTGCTCTCATTGCAGGAAAAAACTTCCTTCAGTGTTGGATTGAATCCCAGGCGAGACCGCCTCATCCTGCTTGTCGTGGCAACGGTGGGAACCACCCTCACCATCTCAATCACCGGTCTCATCGGATGGGTTGGCTTGATCACTCCCCACCTGGGCCGTAAACTGTTCGGTTCTGACAGCTCCTTCAGCTTTCCTGCTTCCATGATTCTCGGTTCCATGTTCCTCTTGATCTGCGATACGATAGGCAGGACACTGCTTCCTACCGAAATTCCCATCGGTTTGTTGACCAGCTTTTTGGGCGCCTTCGTCTTCATCGTCATCCTCTCGCTCAAGCATCAGGAGGGAAAAGCATGA